Below is a window of Sulfitobacter sp. BSw21498 DNA.
GCGCTGGTGGGCACCGCGCCCCTGATCGTCAAGTTGCTGGAATCGACCCAAGGCAAGGGCGTCGTGCTGGCTGAAACCAAAAAGGCCGCTGAATCCGTGATCGATGCGTTCCGCGGGCTCAAGGCGAACTTTCTGGTGCAGGATTTCGTCAAGGAGGCGGCGGGCGAGGATCTGCGCTGCCTTGTGGTCGACGGCAAAGTCGTTGCCGCAATGAAGCGCACCGGCGCGGATGGCGACTTCCGGTCCAACCTGCACCGCGGCGGGACGGCGCAGGTTGTGCGCATCACCAAGCTTGAACGCGAGACCGCCCTGCGCGCGGCGCGGGCCTTTGGTCTGGGCAAAGCGGGTGTGGATTTGCTACGCTCTGACAGCGGGCCCAAAGTCCTTGAGGTCAACAGCTCGCCCGGATTCGAAGGAATCGAGAAAGCCACTGGCAAGGATATCGTCGGCATGATCTATGACATGATCGAAGCGCGGGTAAAGCCGCAGCCTGTGCGCAAGCGCAAAGGATAGATCAAACCATAGATCATGGGGCTGTCCTCTGGACGGTGCTGGATGCAATCCCTATATAAACGATAAGATAACGCAGCGAGGCCCTGATGACTGACAGCACCCAATCTCTTGAAGGCACCCCTTTGATCGCGCCCTCGTCAACGGATCATCCGCTGTACGAGCAGATCACAGAGGCTTGCCGCACGGTATATGACCCTGAGATTCCAGTGAATATCTATGAGCTGGGGTTGATCTACACGATCGATATCAACGCGGAAAACGAGGTCAACATCAAGATGTCCCTGACCGCGCCCGGCTGCCCTGTCGCGGGTGAGATGCCCGGCTGGGTTGCCGATGCGGTTGAACCTCTGCCCGGCGTCAAGACCGTCGACGTTGAATTGGTTTGGGAACCACCATGGGGCATGGACATGATGTCTGACGAAGCCCGTCTTGAACTGGGATTCATGTAAGCCCATGGGCAAACATCGGGGCGTGACTCACGTCCCGGTTGATTTTACATCACTTTCACGCAATGGTCGCATCATTGTAACATCCGGTAGCCACACCGCAGCCAGATGATTTATATTGGAGCGATCATGCGATTAACAACTGCCCTTACAGCTTTGGCCTTGGCCCCGACCGCGCTGCTGGCCGATGCCCATAGCACCCCCACGCCCGTCGAATACGGCCCCCGTCCCGCCTATCTGGTAGACAAGCTCCCCGATGGCGATCTTAAGGACAAGCTGGCTTCCTGCATGGGCCAGACGCCGTCGAAAACCGATTTCTCGATCGGACACCGCGGCGCGCCGCTGATGTTCCCCGAACATACCGTGCAATCCAACGTTGCTGCGGTACGCATGGGGGCCGGCATTCTGGAATGTGACGTGACCTTTACAGCAGATCACGAGCTGGTCTGCCGCCACGCCCAGAACGATCTGCACACCACCACCAACATCCTGTTGACCGATCTTGCTGATAAATGCACCGCGGGCTTTACCGCTGCTGCGGGCGAGAATGGTGCCAGCGCCGAATGCCGCACCTCTGACATCACCTTAGCCGAGTTCGAAACGCTGACCCCCAAGATGGACAGCGCCGATGCGACAGCCACGACTGCCGAAGAGTATCAGGGCGGCGTCGCCAGCTTCCGCACGCAGCTTTATAGCGACGGTGCCGATCTGATGACCCACGCGGAATCGATCGAGCTGTTCAAATCCCTTGGTGCAAAGTTCACCCCCGAACTAAAGTCCGCCTCGGTCGAGATGCCGCATGACGGCTTCAGCCAGGAAGACTACGCGCAAAAAATGATTGACGAATACAAATCCGCAGGCATCCCTGCCTCGGACGTGTGGGCGCAGTCGTTTAACCTGGATGATGTACTTTACTGGATCAAGGCCGAGCCAGAGTTCGGGAAGCAAGCCGTTTATCTGGTGGAATGGAGCGAAGGTTTCGACGAGCAGGACCCCAGCACCTGGACGCAGGATTTCGCCCAGTTGAAAGAGCAAGGCGTGCAGTATCTGGCCCCCTCGCTGAACATGCTGCTGACCAACAAGGACGGCACACTGGCCGCCTCTGACTATGCGATGAAAGCAAGCGAAGCCGGTCTGAACCTGATTGCCTGGACGCTGGAACGCTCTGGTCCGCTGTCCACAGGCGGTGGATGGTACTTCCAGTCGGTCGGCGACATCATCACCGACGACAGCGACTATCTGGTTGCGCTTGATGTTCTGGCGCAAGAAGCGGGCGTAAAGGGTGTCTTCTCTGACTGGCCCGCAACCGTAACCTATTACGCAAACTGCATGGGGCTGTGAACAACAGCATATGACCTTGCGCAGCAGCGTTTGACGACAGGGCCGTCCCTTCGGGGGCGGCCTTTTGCTATTGTGCAGACCCCCGCTTGAGAAACCGCGCCAAAGGCCTTATCTTATCAGTAACAGGAGTATTCAGCATGTTCGCGATCCCAGGCAAGCAAGCCGTCACCATCACCCCCAAAGCCGCCAATCAGATCACCAAGCTGATGACGTCCGCAGGCCATGCCGGTCTGCGCATCGGCATCAAAAAAGGGGGCTGCGCCGGCATGGAATATACCATGGAGTATGTGAACGAGGCCGACACCAACGACGAAGTTGTCGAACAGGACGGCGCGCGGGTGATGATCGCGCCGATGGCACAGATGTTTCTTTTCGGCACCGAAATCGACTATGAAACCTCGCTGCTGGAATCCGGCTTCAAGTTCCGCAATCCCAATGTGACCGAAGCCTGCGGGTGTGGCGAATCCATTAAATTCGGCTAACGGCAGCCGGCCGCTCGCGCTGCGTGTGACGTGAGCTTGACGTTGCCCTGTCGGGGTGGCGCTGGTATCCCTTTGTAAAACCACATGAAGGATATGCACATGCGCCGCAAGCTTGCCGCTGGAAACTGGAAGATGAACGGCTCGCTGGCCGGTCTGGACATGCTGGCCGATGTTGCCGCTGCGATGGACAGCGACAGTGCAGAGGCCGTGATCTGCCCGCCTTCCGCCTATCTGATGCCGGCTGTCACTGCTGCGCAAGGTACCTCCGTCGGCATCGGCGCGCAGGATTGCCACACAGAACCGAAAGGCGCGTTCACCGGCGATATCTCTGCCCCGATGATCAAGGACATCGGCGCGACTTACGTGGTCGTCGGGCATTCAGAACGCCGCGAGGCTCATGCCGAAAGCGACGCTGACGTCGCCCGCAAAGCGCAAGCCGCTTGGGCCGCAGAGCTGACCGCCATCATTTGCATCGGCGAAAGCGAAGCACACCGCAGCGCAGGTACAACATTGGATATCATCGCCAAGCAGCTCGCGGGCTCCCTGCCTGATGGCTGCACGGGCGATAATACCGTCGTCGCTTACGAACCCATCTGGGCGATTGGCACTGGCAAAATCCCGACGCTTGATCAGATCATCGAAGTGCATGATTTCATCCGCGCCCAACTTGCCAAACGCTTTGGCTCCGATGTCAGCGGCGCGCTGCGGCTGCTGTATGGCGGCTCGGTAAAGCCGGACAACGCGGCGGATATCTTCAAGGTCGAAAACGTGGACGGTGCCCTGATCGGAGGCGCGAGCCTTAAGGCCGCTGATTTCGTCCCCATCCTCAAAGCGCTCTCTGCCGCCTGACCTTCATTTTGCCAAATAAACTCACTGCAGGACATAAACAAAAGGCGGCGCATCCACTGGGATACGCCGCCTTTTCTACTTCTATGTGTTGGGCCTCATCCCCCTAGCGGGTGATAATTTCGGGCCCCATCATCAATGTCGGCAGCCAAGTCGAAATGACCGGAATATAGGTCACCATCAGCAGGAAGACGAACAGAACTGCGGTGAATGGCAGTGCGGCTTTGACCACATTCATCATCGGCATATTCGCCACGCCTGAGGTCACAAAGAGGTTTAGACCAACCGGCGGAGTAATCATCCCGATTTCCATGTTGACCACCATGATGATCCCCAGATGGATCGGGTCGATGCCCAGTTCAATCGCAATCGGGAAGACCAGCGGCGCGACGATGATCAACAGGCCCGACGGCTCCATAAACTGGCCACCGATTAGCAGGATCACGTTGACGATCACAAGGAACATAATCGGGCCAAAGCCGGCATTCAGCATCGCAGCAGAGATTTGCTGCGGGATCTGTTCATCGGTCAACACGTGCTTGAGGATCAGTGCATTGGCGATGATGAACATCAGCGTCACGGTCAGCTTACCGGCGTCGAACAAGGTGTCGCGGGTGTCGCGGTGGAAAAACACGGTGACCAGCGCCATCGGCTTGCGCATCAGCGACAGGTTGCGCCCCTCACCTTCGACGTGCAGTGGCCCCATGTCCCGATAGACGAAGGTCGCGATCAAGAAGGCGTAGACGGCGGCCACCGCAGCGGCTTCAGTGGGGGTAAAGATACCGCCATAGATACCGCCAAGGATGATGACGATCAGCATCAGACCCCAGCCTGCTTCACGCCCCGAGGCAAAGACCTCGCCCCAGCCGCGCCATTCGCCTTGGGGCAGCTTTTTAACCCGCGCCATGACGTAGATGGTCAGCATCAGCATGGTGCCCGCCATGAGACCCGGAATAACGCCTGCAAGGAACATACGCCCGACAGAGACATCCGTGGCAGAGGCATAGACAACCATCACGATGGACGGCGGGATCAGGATGCCCAAGGTGCCCGCGTTGGCGATGACACCTGCGGCGAATTCCTTGGTATAGCCAGTTTCACGCATCCCCGCGATCACGATGGAGCCGATGGCAACGACTGTTGCAGGCGAAGACCCGGACAGGGCCGCAAAAAGCATACAGGCAAAGACACCCGCAATCGCCAGACCACCGGGAAAATGCCCGACCAGCGCGATAGAGAAACGGATGATCCGCTTGGCCACGCCGCCGGTCGACATGAAGGAAGACGCCAGAACAAAGAACGGGATCGCCAGCAGCGTATAATGCCCCGCCATTGCCTGAAAGAACGTCTGCGCGATAGACGCAAGAGAGCTGTCGGACAGCACCAGCAGAAAGACGATCGACGAGAAGCCGAGGCTGACGGCAATCGGAACGCCCAGCAACATCAGCCC
It encodes the following:
- a CDS encoding SUF system Fe-S cluster assembly protein, with product MTDSTQSLEGTPLIAPSSTDHPLYEQITEACRTVYDPEIPVNIYELGLIYTIDINAENEVNIKMSLTAPGCPVAGEMPGWVADAVEPLPGVKTVDVELVWEPPWGMDMMSDEARLELGFM
- a CDS encoding glycerophosphodiester phosphodiesterase family protein; protein product: MRLTTALTALALAPTALLADAHSTPTPVEYGPRPAYLVDKLPDGDLKDKLASCMGQTPSKTDFSIGHRGAPLMFPEHTVQSNVAAVRMGAGILECDVTFTADHELVCRHAQNDLHTTTNILLTDLADKCTAGFTAAAGENGASAECRTSDITLAEFETLTPKMDSADATATTAEEYQGGVASFRTQLYSDGADLMTHAESIELFKSLGAKFTPELKSASVEMPHDGFSQEDYAQKMIDEYKSAGIPASDVWAQSFNLDDVLYWIKAEPEFGKQAVYLVEWSEGFDEQDPSTWTQDFAQLKEQGVQYLAPSLNMLLTNKDGTLAASDYAMKASEAGLNLIAWTLERSGPLSTGGGWYFQSVGDIITDDSDYLVALDVLAQEAGVKGVFSDWPATVTYYANCMGL
- a CDS encoding HesB/IscA family protein, whose amino-acid sequence is MFAIPGKQAVTITPKAANQITKLMTSAGHAGLRIGIKKGGCAGMEYTMEYVNEADTNDEVVEQDGARVMIAPMAQMFLFGTEIDYETSLLESGFKFRNPNVTEACGCGESIKFG
- the tpiA gene encoding triose-phosphate isomerase, which encodes MRRKLAAGNWKMNGSLAGLDMLADVAAAMDSDSAEAVICPPSAYLMPAVTAAQGTSVGIGAQDCHTEPKGAFTGDISAPMIKDIGATYVVVGHSERREAHAESDADVARKAQAAWAAELTAIICIGESEAHRSAGTTLDIIAKQLAGSLPDGCTGDNTVVAYEPIWAIGTGKIPTLDQIIEVHDFIRAQLAKRFGSDVSGALRLLYGGSVKPDNAADIFKVENVDGALIGGASLKAADFVPILKALSAA
- a CDS encoding TRAP transporter large permease; translation: MEVLILFTMIVGLMLLGVPIAVSLGFSSIVFLLVLSDSSLASIAQTFFQAMAGHYTLLAIPFFVLASSFMSTGGVAKRIIRFSIALVGHFPGGLAIAGVFACMLFAALSGSSPATVVAIGSIVIAGMRETGYTKEFAAGVIANAGTLGILIPPSIVMVVYASATDVSVGRMFLAGVIPGLMAGTMLMLTIYVMARVKKLPQGEWRGWGEVFASGREAGWGLMLIVIILGGIYGGIFTPTEAAAVAAVYAFLIATFVYRDMGPLHVEGEGRNLSLMRKPMALVTVFFHRDTRDTLFDAGKLTVTLMFIIANALILKHVLTDEQIPQQISAAMLNAGFGPIMFLVIVNVILLIGGQFMEPSGLLIIVAPLVFPIAIELGIDPIHLGIIMVVNMEIGMITPPVGLNLFVTSGVANMPMMNVVKAALPFTAVLFVFLLMVTYIPVISTWLPTLMMGPEIITR